The sequence GCAGCGGATCGTCCTCGGGCAGATACGAGATGCCCAGTCCGCCACCGAGATCGACGATGGACAACTGAGATGTCTTGTCCACGCCGAACTCGGCGACGACGTCTTTGAGCAGTCCCACCACGCGATGCGCCGCCAGCTCGAACCCATCCATGTCGAAGATCTGCGACCCGATGTGACTGTGCAAGCCGACGAGTCGCAGATTGTCGGTCGCGAACACGCGGCGTACCGCCTCCATCGCGACACCGCCCGCGAGGGCGAATCCGAACTTCTGGTCCTCGTGTGCGGTGGAGATGAACTCATGGGTGTGCGCCTCGACGCCCACGGTGACCCGGACCAGGACGTCGGCGACCTGGCCCCGCTCACCCGCCAACCTGTCGAGTCGCTCGATCTCGATCATCGAATCGAGCACGATGTGCCCGACGCCGGCGTCCACCGCCATCGCCAACTCGTCGACACTCTTGTTGTTGCCGTGCAACGCGATCCGCTCCGGCGGGAAGCCCGCGCGCAACGCAACGGTCAGTTCGCCGCCGGAACACACGTCGAGCGACAAGCCCTCCTGATCCACCCATCGCGCGACCTCGGAACTGAGAAAGGCCTTCGACGCGTAGTGCACTCGACCATGAGGCCCGAAGGCCTCCACCATGTCGGCACACCGGGACCGGAAGTCGGCCTCGTCCACCACGAACAACGGGGTCCCGTAGGTCTCGGCCAGTTCCTCCACACCGACCCCGGCGAGTCGGAGCGCTCCGGCATCATCCCGAACAGCATTGCGCGGCCACACGTTTGCCGGGATCGCGGCCAGCTCGACCGGGTCGTTCGGACGTTCTGCGAGGTGCGGGGCGGCGAGAAGTTCGGCATGCCGGGGCCCCGCTGGGTGCGCGTTCACATCCGCTCCGGTGCGCTCACGCCGACCAGCTCGAGGCCGTTCGACAGGACTTGTCGGGTCGCCTCGCACAGTGCGAGACGAGCGCCATGGATGTCGCCTGCGGACTCGTCGCCCTGCGGGAGGATTCGGCACCGCGCGTAGAACCGGTGATAAGCACCCGCCAGCGTCTCCAGGTAGCGGCAGATCCGATGCGGTTCACGGAGTTCCGCGGCCGTCGCCAACACCTCGTCGAAGTCCCCGATCGTCCGGATGAGTTCACCCTCCGCCGGGTCGTCGAGCAGGTCGAGATGGTCCAGCGACCGCTCGACGCGCAGCTCGGCGGCATTGCGCGCCAACGCCGACAGTCGGGCGTGGGCGTATTGCACGTAGTAGACCGGGTTGTCGTTTGACTGCTTGGTCAGCAGATCGAGGTCGATGTCGATGTTGACGTCGACCGACGAACGGATCAGCGAGTATCGCGCGCCGTCGACACCCACCGCATCGACGAGGTCGTCGAGCGTGATCACGGTGCCCGCGCGCTTGCTCATCCGCACCGGATTGCCGTCGCGGACGAGGTTCACCATCTGTCCGATCAGCACCTCGACGGTCTCCGGATCGTCGCCGAGTGCGGCGGCCGATGCCTTCAGCCGGGTGATGTAGCCGTGGTGGTCTGCTCCCAGCATGTAGATGCAGAGGTTGAATCCGCGGTCACGCTTGTCCTTGTAGTAGGCGATGTCACCGGCGATGTAGGCGGCGTTGCCGTCGCTCTTGATGACCACGCGGTCTTTGTCGTCGCCGAAGTTCGTCGTCCGGAGCCACCAGGCGCCGTCGTTCTCGTAGAGGTTGCCGTTGGCCTTGAGTTCGGCGATGCACTCGTCGACCAGTCCCGACGTGAACATCTTGTTCTCGTGGGTGAAGACGTCGAAGTCGGTCCCGAAATCGTGCAGGCTCGTCTTGATGTGGTCGAACATCAGATCCACACCGATCGACCGGAATGTCTCGAGCCGCTCGGCTTCGGGTAGCTCGAGCACGCCGGGTACCCGCCCGACGACCTGCGCCGCGATCTCACCGATGTAATCGCCCGCGTAACCGTCCTCCGGGGTCGACGACCCCGCGGCCGCCGCCTCGAGCGAACGAGCGAAGCGGTCGATCTGTGTGCCGTGGTCGTTGAAGTAGTACTCGCGGGTCACCGCGGCACCGCGCGCCGCCAGTACCCGACCGAGGGCGTCACCCACGGCGGCCCAGCGCGTACCTCCGAGGTGGATCGGTCCGGTCGGATTGGCCGAGACGAACTCGAGGTTGATCACCCGATCGTCGAGCTCGGTGCCGCGGCCGTAGTCCGCGGCAGAGGCCAGCACCGTCGCGACCACCGAGTTCTGGGCGGCCGTCGCCAACCAGACATTGACGAATCCAGGCCCCGCGACCTCTGCCTTCGCGATCCCGTCGGTGGCGGCGAAGGCGTCGGCCAGCCATCCGGCCAGCTCGCGCGGTGCAACACCCAGCTTCTTGCCGAGCTGGAGCGCGATGTTCGTGGCGTAATCACCGTGGTCGGCATGACGAGGACGTTCCACGACGACGGTGTCGGGCACGACGGAGTCGTCGAGCCCGCGGTCACGGACAACGGTCAGCGTCGCGGCGGCCAGCAACGCGGCGAGGTCGGCAGGAGTCACGGCTCACCATCCTATTGGCCCATGTCCATCAGGGGATAATCGCCTCCGCCCGCAGTGGGCGGGCGAGCGCGGTCGACCCGCTACGTCGGACGGTAAACTGTCGGTCGCTGCGCCGGGCACCGGCCCGCAATCACATCAGAAAGAGGGCGATGGCAGGCACACCCGGGGGCAACGTCCCCAAGTCCGGCAAGCGTCCCGGCTCCGTCCCGAGTTCCTCGGGCCGCCAGATCGACTGGTTCGTCGTCGGTGCGATAGTCCTGGTGATCGTCCTGATCGCCGGTCTGCTCTGGTACCTCGTACCCAAGTTCCTCGACAACCGGGAGGCCGAGGGCCTCAAACCGCAGACCGTGACGGGATTCGTACCGTCTGCACAGGATCCGGACCCCTCGACAAGGATCCCCGGTGTGACCAAGGTCTACTACCGCGCCGCACAGCACGTGCGCGCCGACCAGCGGGTCGCCTACGATCAGTCGCCGCCGTTCGGTGGGCCCCATGACGAGGTGTGGGCGACCTGTACGGGGATCGTGTATCCCGATCCGCTCCGCTCGGAGAACGCCGTACACGCGCTGGAACACGGTGCTGTCTGGATCGCCTACAACCCGGACACGATCAGCGATGCCGACCGCGACACCCTCGAGAAGAAGGTGTCCGGCGAACAGTTCTTGTTCCTCTCGCCGTATCCCGGGCTCGATCACCCGCTGTCGCTGCAGAGCTGGGGACACCAGCTGAAGCTCGACTCGGCCGGTGATCCACGCGTGGACCAGTTCATCACCGCACTGCGTCGCAACGCCACGCCCGGCGTCTACCGGGAGAATCCGTCGGAGGCCGCGTACCCCGAAACCCAAGCCGCGTGCGCGGCCATCCCGGGCGCGTTCGATCCGAGCAACCCCCCGCCTGCCGATCAGGGAGAGCCCGGACCAGACGCGGTGCAGATGGACGGCGCGGGCGGGATTCCCGCCTCCGACGAGAACGCCGGTGCCGGCGCGCCGATGCCGGCAGGCTGAGGAGTCGACCGATGACCGAGGAACACACCGAGACGGGCGGCGATGGCACGGACCACCACGCGACCGAGCTCGCTGCCTCCCGACGGACCTTGCTCACCTCACTCGGGGTGGTGGCGGCACTGCTGGTCGGGCTGGCTCTCGGCCTGCTGATCGCCGCGATGCTGCACAGCGACGACCCGAAGGCCGAGGAAGCCCCGGCGGCAGATTCCGCGGCCGTCGGCTTCGCGCAGGACATGATCCGCCATCACGAACAAGGCGTGGAGATGTCCACGATCGAGCTCGAGAACGGCACCGATCCGCAGGTCCGGAGCATGGCGTTCGACATCCTCACCGCACAGAGCAACGAGATCGGGCAGATGCAGTCGTGGCTGACCCGATGGGGCTATCCACTGATCAATCCTGATCCCCCGATGACCTGGATGGGCCACGAGATGGCCGCGGGTGCGCCGACCTCGCCGCCCGCAGTCGGCCACGACCACGACCACGGCGACCATGCCGATCACGACATGAGTTCGATGCCGCCGGGGTCGATGCGGCCGGCCGGCACCGACGTCGCGCCCATGCCCGGCATGGCCACGATGGCCGAGATGGACCGGCTCCGGAGCCTGCGCGGCACCGCTGCCGACGTCTACTTCCTCCAGTTGATGCTGCGACACCATCAGGGCGGTCTGCCCATGATGGAGTACGCCGCGGACCCGGCCACCGTGTCCGAGGACTACGTCCGCAACCTGGCCACGGCGATGAAACAGACACAGGACAAGGAGATCGCCGTCATCGAGCAGATGCTCGCCGAACGGGGTGCCACGCCACTACCGCTGAACTGAACGCATCCTGCGCTCAGGTGCGGGTCCACCGCGGCAGGCTCATCGCCGCCGACATGAGGAAGCAGATCGCCCCCACGAAGGTGCTGCCGCTCGCCACACCGTCGCTGACCGTCTGGCCTGCCGACGTCACGTAGGCGCCGACTGCCGACACGCCGAACGCGATGCACCCCAGCAGATTGAGCTGTGTCGCCCACCAGTCGCGCAGGCGGGGCGCCCAGAACCCGACGGAGTGCGAGAACACGACCATCGCGAGGACGCCGCTCACCAGGAAGGCGACCGACCCGGCCGCATCCGGGGACCACACGCGACGACGGTCCTCGGTGATCGTGTCGG is a genomic window of Gordonia sp. SID5947 containing:
- the lysA gene encoding diaminopimelate decarboxylase → MNAHPAGPRHAELLAAPHLAERPNDPVELAAIPANVWPRNAVRDDAGALRLAGVGVEELAETYGTPLFVVDEADFRSRCADMVEAFGPHGRVHYASKAFLSSEVARWVDQEGLSLDVCSGGELTVALRAGFPPERIALHGNNKSVDELAMAVDAGVGHIVLDSMIEIERLDRLAGERGQVADVLVRVTVGVEAHTHEFISTAHEDQKFGFALAGGVAMEAVRRVFATDNLRLVGLHSHIGSQIFDMDGFELAAHRVVGLLKDVVAEFGVDKTSQLSIVDLGGGLGISYLPEDDPLPVGDVAERLAEIVRNESAAVGLPMPTLAVEPGRAIAGPGTVTLYRVGTVKDVTIGKNLSRRYVSVDGGMSDNIRTVLYQAEYDVRLVSRVSEAPAVVSRVVGKHCESGDIVIKDCWLPADLAPGDLVAVAATGAYCYSMSSRYNMAMRPAVVTVQDSSARLMLRRETIDDILSLEVSE
- the argS gene encoding arginine--tRNA ligase, whose translation is MTPADLAALLAAATLTVVRDRGLDDSVVPDTVVVERPRHADHGDYATNIALQLGKKLGVAPRELAGWLADAFAATDGIAKAEVAGPGFVNVWLATAAQNSVVATVLASAADYGRGTELDDRVINLEFVSANPTGPIHLGGTRWAAVGDALGRVLAARGAAVTREYYFNDHGTQIDRFARSLEAAAAGSSTPEDGYAGDYIGEIAAQVVGRVPGVLELPEAERLETFRSIGVDLMFDHIKTSLHDFGTDFDVFTHENKMFTSGLVDECIAELKANGNLYENDGAWWLRTTNFGDDKDRVVIKSDGNAAYIAGDIAYYKDKRDRGFNLCIYMLGADHHGYITRLKASAAALGDDPETVEVLIGQMVNLVRDGNPVRMSKRAGTVITLDDLVDAVGVDGARYSLIRSSVDVNIDIDLDLLTKQSNDNPVYYVQYAHARLSALARNAAELRVERSLDHLDLLDDPAEGELIRTIGDFDEVLATAAELREPHRICRYLETLAGAYHRFYARCRILPQGDESAGDIHGARLALCEATRQVLSNGLELVGVSAPERM
- a CDS encoding DUF3105 domain-containing protein yields the protein MAGTPGGNVPKSGKRPGSVPSSSGRQIDWFVVGAIVLVIVLIAGLLWYLVPKFLDNREAEGLKPQTVTGFVPSAQDPDPSTRIPGVTKVYYRAAQHVRADQRVAYDQSPPFGGPHDEVWATCTGIVYPDPLRSENAVHALEHGAVWIAYNPDTISDADRDTLEKKVSGEQFLFLSPYPGLDHPLSLQSWGHQLKLDSAGDPRVDQFITALRRNATPGVYRENPSEAAYPETQAACAAIPGAFDPSNPPPADQGEPGPDAVQMDGAGGIPASDENAGAGAPMPAG
- a CDS encoding DUF305 domain-containing protein; the protein is MTEEHTETGGDGTDHHATELAASRRTLLTSLGVVAALLVGLALGLLIAAMLHSDDPKAEEAPAADSAAVGFAQDMIRHHEQGVEMSTIELENGTDPQVRSMAFDILTAQSNEIGQMQSWLTRWGYPLINPDPPMTWMGHEMAAGAPTSPPAVGHDHDHGDHADHDMSSMPPGSMRPAGTDVAPMPGMATMAEMDRLRSLRGTAADVYFLQLMLRHHQGGLPMMEYAADPATVSEDYVRNLATAMKQTQDKEIAVIEQMLAERGATPLPLN